A genomic segment from Patescibacteria group bacterium encodes:
- a CDS encoding acyl-CoA dehydratase activase-related protein has translation MTIGIPQGLIHFKEPYFWKIFFNNLGFKTVLSPLTNKQIVSLGIKVADPETCFSNKVYWGHLMWLDTKCDFIFVPRLKTNKEKLEYCPKFFALPDLAKMIVKTPILTEVFDEKKQRFIRSLKKLGAKLNKSSRETKQAYELSLLEVKELKDKEKQSFLNKISSKKPKIVLVSHPYNLFDSYVNLRVEEKLKKLGIEPIFIDEVSQDMSDKTKIDRNNKDSFKIDFHWEFGKEIIDKINETFKYNIVGAIQISSFQCGCDAVLKEFVEEEFRSKKIPFLYIIVDEHTGEAGLQTRLEAFIDTL, from the coding sequence ATGACTATTGGCATTCCACAAGGTTTAATTCATTTTAAAGAACCATATTTTTGGAAGATTTTTTTTAATAATCTTGGTTTTAAAACAGTGCTTTCCCCTTTGACAAATAAACAAATTGTTAGTCTTGGGATAAAAGTTGCTGACCCTGAAACTTGTTTTTCAAATAAAGTTTATTGGGGGCACTTAATGTGGCTGGATACAAAATGTGATTTCATTTTTGTTCCAAGGCTAAAAACAAATAAAGAAAAACTTGAATATTGTCCTAAATTCTTTGCTTTGCCTGATTTGGCAAAAATGATAGTTAAAACCCCGATATTGACCGAGGTGTTTGATGAAAAGAAACAAAGATTTATTAGGAGCCTTAAGAAGTTAGGCGCAAAATTAAATAAGAGCTCCAGGGAAACAAAACAGGCATATGAGCTTAGTTTATTGGAAGTTAAAGAATTAAAAGATAAAGAAAAACAAAGTTTTTTAAATAAAATATCATCTAAAAAACCAAAGATTGTTCTCGTCTCCCATCCATATAATCTTTTTGATAGCTATGTAAATTTAAGGGTAGAAGAAAAGTTAAAAAAACTAGGGATTGAACCAATATTTATAGATGAAGTTTCTCAGGATATGTCTGACAAAACAAAGATTGACCGAAATAATAAAGATTCTTTTAAAATAGATTTTCATTGGGAGTTTGGAAAAGAAATAATTGATAAAATAAATGAAACTTTTAAATATAATATTGTTGGAGCTATTCAAATATCTTCTTTCCAGTGCGGTTGCGATGCAGTATTAAAAGAGTTTGTTGAAGAAGAGTTTAGATCAAAAAAAATTCCCTTTTTATATATTATTGTTGACGAACACACTGGCGAAGCTGGCCTTCAGACAAGATTAGAGGCTTTTATTGATACACTATGA